The DNA sequence TCGTCATTGCTCTCGACTCTTTGTTCTGTATATCGTCTTGTGATGGATTTTTCCGACTTTGAAGACATTGACCCGATTACTGAGTTTGGCATTGATCATGGCGCTGCTTCGCAGCCCATCCTGCCGCATCGCGCTCACCTTCAGGGTGGACACCCGCCATGGCAGGGACACGGCGGCAGGTTGATCGGCGTCGTGGATATGGGAAGGTGAGCAATTCCCATGACGTTCCTCGAGTGTCAATCTGACATTGCGACTCCAGCAATGGCATCCGACTCTCCATTTCCGACCTCTCGTCGCCTCTGGCGCGTATGCTCCCGACCATCTGTGTCTACCGATCTTCCATCTCACTCTACGACTCCCAGTATGACCCTGAGACTGGAGAAAAGATTCCCATCCCGGACTCAGTCATTGAGTCTGTTGTTTCAGTTTTGAGCAGGTTCATTGTTGTCTGCGAGGACTTTGGTTGCACAAAGGACAACATCCACGTCATTGCGACCGAAGCAACGCGCGCTGCCCTCAATTCTAAGCAGTTCTTGTCtgccatcaagaccaagactgGCTTGACTGTGCAGCTTCTTcccaaggaggaagagggccaGGTTGGAGCCCTAGGTATCGCCAGTGGCTTCTCGAGCATGGAAGGACTGGTCATGGACCTGGGAGGAGGCAGCACGCAGATTACCTGGATGCTCAGCCAAGGTGGAGAGATCCGTATCAGTCCCCGAGGAAGCTTCAGTTTTCCTTATGGAGCTGCTGCTCTGACCAAGAAGCTGCATGACCTGCAGGATGGGAAGAGCAAGGAGGAAGCTGACGCCGCTATCAAGGCGTTCAAGGATGAGATGATTGGCAACTTCAAGGACGCATACGACCGTTTGCAGATCCCTGAAGAGCTGACCGAAAAGGCGGAGAGAGAAGGAGGTTATCGCATCTATCTCTCCGGAGGTGGCTTTAGAGGCTGGGGATACCTGCTTCTTTACCTTAACCAGTCTCACGGCAGCCATtatcccatctccatcatcaacgggTACACTGCACAGCGGAAGCAGTTTGAAGACACCGAGACGCTCAAGCACGTTGCCAAGGCTGCAAAGGACATCTTCCGGGTCTCGGACCGAAGACGATCGCAGGTTCCTGCCGTCGCCTTCCTCGTCAACGTCCTCTCTGAGTCTATCCCCTGGGGCATCAAGGAAGCGCACTTTTGCCAGGGTGGTGTGCGAGAGGGTTTCTTGTTTCGTCAGCTCTCACCTGACATTCGACAGGAATCTCCTCTAGAGATTGCCACGGCGTACTTTGCACCTGGTTCACGACATCATATCCAGCAGCTGCTCAAGCATGCGATCCCGAAACcttccaagaccaaggagtTTCCCGAAGAGTTTGGCGAGCCCGTCGTCGACTCTTTCGCCAACTCGATGTACTTGCACATGTTCATGTCCAAGGAGACCGCCTCGACGACTGCCCTTTACTCGACCAGCGTGGGAACCATGTCGTCGATCCACGGCGTCTCGCATCAGGACCGAGCTAGGCTGGCATTGATGCTCGAGTCGAGGTACGGCGGTGAACTGCCACCTCGTGAGATCGAGTTCCGCGAGTCTCTCCGCAAGCTCATCACCTCCGAAGAGGTCTGGTGGGCTGGCTACCTCGGCAGAGTAGGCCGTCTGATCACGGCCCTGTACCCGGCTGGCAAGATTCACAAGTCCAAGCCCCGCGTGGTGTTTTCTGCGCAGTGGTCCTGGAATCTcggaaaggagaagaacaaggagggACTGATCCTGACCATATCCGTTCAAAAGACTAAAGACGACCCTGCCAAGACCAAAGAGACGATTGAGGATGCTGTTGAGGACGTGGAAAAGAttggcaagaagaagcactGGAAGGAGGGCTGGGGCATGAAGGTTAAGGTCAAGGTAGTCGAGGAGGGTATCCTGTGATGAGTGAGAACGAGATGCTCTGAGAAACAGGACCCGGTATTTCGCTCGTTGTGAAAATGTGGAGAGGGGGCGTTGATCTGGGGTTTGTACGAGCTGGCAAGGTAAATTGACATGCTGTATACTAAGGAGGACACGAGTCTGTCAAATTGCAGTGCTATTTCAACCTGTCACCCGAGAAGACGCATGGCGAAATCATCTTGAGAGTAAGCGAAACAAGATGGAACAACCGTACCGACTTCGTTTTGTATGTGCTTTACTCAATCATCCAGCGCAGACCCTCAAGCAAATCCCCCAACCACTTCTTAGACACGGGAAGATCCGGGCAAGTGGTCCAGAAACCATGTGGCAGCCCTTGATAGACGTGCTTCTTGGTAGATAATCCTTCTTCCTGGAGAATCTGGTCGAGAAGTAGCGCTTCATCTCGTCGAGGATCCCATCCACAGATGGCAAAGtatgccttcttggcaatgtTTGCGTGTGAGTCGAATAGCAGAGGCGAGAGACGCCTGTCTTCTGGCGGAGCACCGTACTTTTCTACATAAACGTCAGCTGGAGTTTCCGGTAGAAACTGAAGCGTCTTGGTACCTGAAAAGTAGTCGATGGACTTGCGCGTAAGACCGGGCGCATCGttgatctcgtcgacgcTGAGGATGCGGTCTAGGTACTTCTTTGGCCGCACATCAGGATGGCAGAAACTGCCAGCAAGAAATACGACACCCGTGATCTTTGGCGAGAGACCCTCGTCGCGGGCCAAGTGCGAGATACCGGCGGTAAAGTTGGCGCCGGCTGAAGTGCCACCCAAGATGAAGCCCTTGGCGAGATCGGTGTTAAGCTTGCTCTGGCCTTCTGACGATGCAGCCTACAACGGGGAGGTTAGGGGTGAAGTGGTGATTGGTGGTGGCATGGCTTACCCAGCGGACAATGTCGAAAGAGTCTTCAAAGCCGACGGGGAACTTGTGCTCAGGTGCGAGCCGATACTTGACATTGACGACAACGATGTCTAGCTCTAAGGCAATTGCTCGACAAGTTGAATCATCTGTCTCAAGGCCGCCAAAGACGTAGCCACCACCGTGCATGTAAACTAGCAGAGGGAGGGCATCGTCACGGTTGGCGGTTCGTCTATACGTGCGGAGGGTGATGGGGGTGTCGTCTCTCACGGGCACGTCAAACTCGACAATGTCAAGTCCTTCCTGCGGAGTGATGGGATCATGATCTCTCGGCATGCCCCGTACCACCTTGGTGTCCGGTGGCAGATTATTGGGGAACTAGTCGCTTTAGCAACAGTGCCTAGCGTTTATGGTGATCTAACCCACGTCTGTCCATTGAGGATCAGGAGTTGCAAAGTGTCGATATTCTGCCATTGTTAGAGAGGATGATGCAAATGTCTTGTTCACGTCAGTTTAACCTGGATCCGTCGTTTACTTAAACATTTCGCCATGGACCCTCAACGACGGCCGATCCCTGCTTCGGCTGGATCACCCGCTCGTAAAACCACGCACTCAATGCTGATCAATCCGATGCTAAGGCTCGGTAAGGGCTCCACGATGATGAGCCAAGCGGGCGAGATTATCTTATCAGATCAAGCATCGATGTTGCAGCCATCCCCACCGAGGACCTTGCTGGGTCTAGTCGGGACTTTTGGGCGCTGCTTGAGGCCTGTTTCGGTGGATGACATCTCCACTGGAAGGAAGCTTGGCGGCCACGAGGGAAGTTCATGATGGGGCTCTTGGTGCATCGAACACGATTGCTTCATGTGGAGAATTTCTCTGTGTCAATTAATTGGGCCTTGGTTTGCTCTGTTGGTCAAGATGCCATTTATGCTTCTGtcttgaagctattcacatCCCGTCACCTTGCCCAAGCTGGCCACCTCTGACGGCCTCAGACTCAGTCACTCTGTTGCACCCTCCTCAATTCTTCCTCTTTACGCAATGAATTATTGATTCTCGATTGTTTGTTCCTTCATCTTATGTACTGTTCATCCCGAGCACAAACTGGAAGGATTTGTCTCGCGATTGTCGTCTTCTTGAGCGTTCTTGCTTGCATGTCGTTGCTTTCGTGGCAGGTGGCTCTCTCTTCGAGACATGGATATATTGTCGCTCGGGTCATTCTTTTTTGGATCCTTGCTATCCAGGCAATGGCGTACACCCCGATGGCGGTTGCTGTCCTCGCTGTGCGATGCTGACCTGTTCGGCCTTCGGTTCGTGTAGAAGGTGCGACAAATTCAGGCCCTCTTCGAGTTCGATGGGATTGCTCATGTCGGCCCATTACTTaattcttctcttcctttcttCCCCAGTCGGGTTCCGACGTTCAAGGTGCTATGGGAGGTGCCGCACTGCGTTGCTTAAGACTCCTTCTTTTCGTATGGGACCTTTGCTCCCCTTTTAGGTCAATAGATTTTGCCTTTCAAGAAAATTTTCCCACCTTATGGAATGACTGATGTCCTCGTTTTTGTTTCCTTTTCGAGAAGTTGCGAACCAGCATGCTCGCCAGAAGGTTTTGAAGCGCTCTCTTCGATGGCTCGTTTGAgcctttttccttttcaCCAGCATTGTGCTGGGACCTTGTGCTGGGTGTGCTTGCGACAACCTTTTTGGCATTGGCTATCCTGTGGGCTTTGATAAAGATGTTACTTGCCTTGCGAGACGGTAGGTAGCTACCATCCTCGCGTCGCCTCAAGTCTTATACGAAGCTGCGAGCAGCGATATCGGGCAGAGGATGATGGATTAATTGACAGGACTGCCCTCGTAGGCTTGTTGTTTGATCCTATTGTTCTGTCTTCTCGTCGCATCTTGTACTTGAAGCCCTTTGTCACACCGATATGTTGAACCTCGACCGTGTCAGGCATGTCAGGTCTTGCGATGTATCGGGGTGCCTTCCTGGTCGCATGAGTCTGTTTCTCTAGGGTTAGGTCTTGCCTTGTCATCAGAGTACTCGCCTTCCAACACAGTTATTACCATTATCGTTGTTTCCGTCTCGGCTCTTGGGTGTGTATCGAAAGGTCAGGAACTGGGGGGCTCTCTCGAGGGCCATAAAAgcccctcttctcgtcgtccgGTTCTTTTCtattttcttctcttcacctTGTAAGAGTACTTGACTCTAGCCGGCCTGTTCTGACGTTCAAGATGTTGGGCAGGTATCGTCTCTTGGGGTCTTTTCCATGCGCTAACCCCCCTCGAGGCGGTATGTTTGTGAGCCTCCGGCATAATTTTTGATGTCTTCCCAGTGTCCTTGGTATTACACTGCCCTCAGGTGATGCGCACTCTCTTTTTTCATTGTATTTGCCGGCTTGCTGGTGAtgcgaagaagaagctctaCTCCTTTCTCCATAGCGATGGGTTGACGCTGAGTCATGTCGGGGGATCTCTTGTGTTGGGTGTAGTCCGGTTTGTTGAGAGGTGGAGGCTGCGTGAAGGGGAGACAAGGAAGATGGGAGATTGGGAGAAGGTTGCTGTTGGGATGGGGGAGATGCCTGTATTTGTAGCTGAGAGGCGAGAGGGCCAGAGTGCAGAACCTTGTCACAATCAGGACAGGATGTCCTTCTGGAATCTTTGGCTTTGTGGCCTTCTTGAGTGTGGCATAAAGCTACGTGATACCTCGGCGAATCTATTGAGCATGCATGCAGTGTCTCCCGGTTCAGTGATTCGCCATGCAGAGTGGCTTGCTGCAAATTTCAAAGAAAACAGAGCAAGGTAATTGAACTTGGCATGGCGCCTGTTTGGTGGGTTCCGAATGAGGCTATTCAGAGCACCTGCCTTGGAAGGGACGACTCAGTACCCAGAGTTGATCCGCCACTGAGAAGTTGGCAGCAAGGTACGCGGACCCCTATGATGCTTCAGGTATCGTGTATCTGTATTAGTAATATTGATATAGGATGGATGCATGTCTCTAGGCTTCGGCGCTATAG is a window from the Fusarium keratoplasticum isolate Fu6.1 chromosome 5, whole genome shotgun sequence genome containing:
- a CDS encoding Abhydrolase-3 domain-containing protein; the protein is MAEYRHFATPDPQWTDFPNNLPPDTKVVRGMPRDHDPITPQEGLDIVEFDVPVRDDTPITLRTYRRTANRDDALPLLVYMHGGGYVFGGLETDDSTCRAIALELDIVVVNVKYRLAPEHKFPVGFEDSFDIVRWAASSEGQSKLNTDLAKGFILGGTSAGANFTAGISHLARDEGLSPKITGVVFLAGSFCHPDVRPKKYLDRILSVDEINDAPGLTRKSIDYFSEKYGAPPEDRRLSPLLFDSHANIAKKAYFAICGWDPRRDEALLLDQILQEEGLSTKKHVYQGLPHGFWTTCPDLPVSKKWLGDLLEGLRWMIE